One window of the Labilibaculum sp. genome contains the following:
- a CDS encoding carboxypeptidase regulatory-like domain-containing protein, with amino-acid sequence MRQFYLLFRSFSLLFLSAIIFSCNENTVDPELFGSISGTVKTSEEAGSLPMEGVSITTNPGTTSVTTNSDGYFNLKEVKVGDVTVNAKKEGYTAVSTPVKVQEGKELVMQVVMGIAPLDSKIPDDITYVSPLDIQDDETKLPNKVNLVWRNGETEKGDTLRFDVILYEGADDAEGTKVVSNILDTTYMVKNLKFETTYLWKVVARNKQLDEVEGKKWRFTIEDYPNNGYLFVKDTLGSRDIYSWDLAENHLVRLTKDGGSEVSPRISPNEELIAYSSNKSGEYHIYTMDTKGKNVVKVTNDKPLVSYNNSGTGFVWSPEGDQILYGHYGDLYTINYNGTGENKIANAPVNRQFKSCDWSDHFNNSSQEKIAVLTQGEKPYDNEIYLMDSDGANLFLLVANLEGTISSPHFSPDGTKVIFSLDSLFQDDDGRQLNAKIYSVNVDGTNIVNLSGDDKPAGTNDLQARYTETGGKIVFMNVANDNEGEKSIWIMDPDGSNREKIISNGEMPDLYNP; translated from the coding sequence ATGAGACAATTCTACCTACTCTTCAGATCTTTTAGCCTATTATTTCTGTCTGCAATTATATTTTCCTGTAATGAAAATACTGTTGATCCGGAATTATTCGGTTCAATAAGTGGTACTGTTAAAACTTCCGAGGAGGCAGGAAGTTTGCCAATGGAAGGAGTCAGTATTACAACAAATCCAGGAACTACATCTGTAACAACTAATTCAGATGGGTATTTCAATCTGAAAGAAGTTAAAGTTGGAGATGTAACTGTCAATGCTAAAAAAGAAGGTTATACTGCCGTAAGTACACCGGTTAAGGTTCAGGAAGGAAAAGAATTGGTTATGCAGGTAGTTATGGGAATTGCTCCCCTTGATTCAAAAATTCCTGATGATATAACATATGTTTCACCATTGGATATACAGGATGATGAAACTAAACTTCCAAACAAAGTAAATCTAGTTTGGAGGAATGGGGAAACGGAAAAGGGTGATACTTTACGTTTTGATGTGATTTTATATGAAGGTGCAGATGATGCGGAAGGAACAAAAGTTGTGTCGAATATTTTAGATACAACTTACATGGTAAAAAACTTAAAGTTTGAAACAACTTACCTTTGGAAAGTTGTGGCCAGAAATAAACAATTGGATGAAGTTGAAGGGAAGAAATGGCGATTTACAATAGAAGATTATCCTAATAATGGGTATTTGTTTGTTAAAGATACTCTTGGAAGTAGGGATATTTACTCGTGGGATTTAGCAGAAAATCATCTGGTTCGGTTAACTAAGGATGGAGGCAGTGAAGTTTCTCCTAGAATTTCGCCAAATGAAGAATTAATTGCATATTCTTCGAATAAGTCCGGCGAATATCATATTTATACGATGGATACTAAAGGAAAGAATGTTGTAAAGGTAACAAATGACAAGCCTTTGGTAAGTTATAATAATAGTGGAACTGGTTTTGTTTGGTCTCCTGAGGGGGATCAGATTCTTTATGGCCATTATGGCGATCTTTATACTATAAATTATAATGGAACCGGAGAAAATAAAATTGCGAATGCTCCTGTAAATCGTCAGTTTAAATCTTGTGACTGGAGTGATCACTTTAATAATTCGTCACAGGAAAAAATTGCTGTTCTAACACAAGGAGAGAAACCATATGATAATGAAATTTATTTAATGGATTCTGATGGCGCGAATTTATTTTTACTGGTTGCGAATTTAGAAGGAACGATTTCCAGCCCGCACTTTTCACCTGATGGAACAAAGGTGATTTTTTCTTTGGATTCTTTATTTCAGGACGATGATGGCAGACAGCTAAACGCGAAAATTTATAGTGTGAATGTTGATGGAACAAATATTGTAAATTTATCTGGTGATGATAAACCAGCTGGAACAAATGATCTTCAGGCTAGATATACCGAAACAGGTGGTAAAATTGTTTTTATGAATGTAGCCAATGATAATGAAGGAGAGAAGAGTATTTGGATCATGGATCCTGATGGAAGTAACCGGGAAAAGATTATCTCTAATGGAGAGATGCCTGATTTGTACAATCCTTAG
- the csgH gene encoding curli-like amyloid fiber formation chaperone CsgH, producing MHAKLVVLVVMCFTLNAVGGMGQLPVEASIVIESEVQNHLLKANVKNIGSNALTLRYIFVVTKNGVAGTSKTTQKGTFTVLEKNISSLSESRINLRKGDKLMAKLLIYQDNMIVAQDSVVFHGDNY from the coding sequence ATGCACGCAAAACTTGTTGTTTTAGTTGTTATGTGCTTTACTTTAAATGCCGTAGGAGGGATGGGGCAGTTGCCGGTTGAAGCATCAATTGTGATAGAAAGTGAGGTTCAAAATCACTTACTTAAGGCAAATGTTAAAAATATTGGAAGTAATGCTTTAACATTAAGATATATTTTTGTGGTGACAAAAAATGGGGTTGCAGGAACTTCCAAAACTACCCAGAAAGGAACCTTTACTGTTTTGGAGAAGAACATTTCTTCACTTTCTGAATCAAGAATAAATCTTAGAAAAGGTGATAAGTTAATGGCTAAATTGTTAATTTATCAGGATAACATGATTGTTGCTCAAGATTCGGTTGTTTTCCACGGAGATAATTATTAA